Proteins co-encoded in one Halorussus lipolyticus genomic window:
- a CDS encoding type II toxin-antitoxin system PemK/MazF family toxin — MQVRRGDIVIVELDPTRGSEQRGTRPCLVVQNDVGNQNAPTTVVVPFTTSFGEKLYPFEVLIAAEESPLQEDSVALCSQIRTVAVEHRVRENLGAVPEDRMSAVDTALEYSLGLRDV, encoded by the coding sequence ATGCAGGTTCGTCGTGGCGACATCGTAATCGTGGAACTTGACCCGACTCGTGGGTCTGAACAGCGTGGAACCCGTCCGTGTTTAGTCGTTCAGAACGATGTCGGAAACCAAAATGCACCGACTACAGTTGTGGTCCCGTTTACGACCTCCTTCGGCGAAAAACTGTATCCCTTCGAGGTCCTAATAGCGGCCGAAGAAAGCCCACTACAGGAGGACTCGGTCGCACTCTGTAGTCAAATACGGACCGTCGCTGTCGAGCACCGTGTTCGAGAAAATCTTGGGGCAGTTCCCGAGGACCGGATGTCTGCAGTCGATACTGCTCTCGAATACAGTCTTGGCCTTCGAGACGTGTAG
- the rnhB gene encoding ribonuclease HII (RNH2; RNase HII; binds manganese; endonuclease which specifically degrades the RNA of RNA-DNA hybrids) has product MFAAAVQVPDEEVLPDDVDDSKKLTAERREDMAARFREDDRISVAIAEIPVARIDGDEDMNTLTVAAHAEAVVGLLGEGGLPDRTPEGIADAGDTSEARFAHRVADRVPDEIDLTAQHGADEDHAVVGAASVVAKVERDAHVSALADQYRDEFGERFGELGSGYPHDSATREFLESFVAEQGCLPDCARRSWSTCEDVLAEAEQSGLGDF; this is encoded by the coding sequence ATGTTCGCCGCCGCGGTCCAAGTCCCCGACGAGGAGGTCCTGCCCGACGACGTAGACGACTCGAAGAAACTCACCGCGGAGCGCCGCGAGGACATGGCGGCCCGCTTCCGCGAGGACGACCGCATCTCGGTCGCTATCGCCGAGATTCCGGTCGCTCGCATCGACGGCGACGAGGACATGAACACCCTCACCGTGGCGGCACACGCCGAGGCCGTGGTGGGCCTCCTCGGGGAAGGCGGCCTGCCTGACCGCACGCCGGAGGGCATCGCCGACGCTGGCGACACCAGCGAGGCGCGATTCGCCCACCGGGTCGCCGACCGGGTGCCCGACGAGATAGATTTGACCGCACAACACGGCGCGGACGAGGACCACGCGGTCGTCGGCGCGGCCAGCGTGGTCGCCAAAGTCGAGCGCGACGCCCACGTTTCAGCACTCGCCGACCAGTACCGCGACGAGTTCGGTGAGCGATTCGGCGAGTTGGGGTCGGGCTATCCCCACGATTCGGCCACTCGCGAGTTTCTGGAGTCGTTCGTGGCCGAACAGGGGTGTCTGCCCGACTGCGCCCGCCGGAGTTGGTCCACCTGCGAGGACGTGCTGGCCGAGGCCGAGCAGTCCGGACTCGGCGATTTTTGA
- a CDS encoding DUF7383 domain-containing protein produces the protein MPYRANYALVNVSALLGPNRDALDVPWAEYVGDVTPAFEFTIPTDRPTDAYVGIQAFRVDEYGHELQINGESLGGFDLPPADGWQYWEDAITDAELSEGANTLRVRRDESADDSFAVNNVTVHWREPVE, from the coding sequence ATGCCATACCGCGCCAACTACGCGCTGGTGAACGTGAGCGCCCTCCTCGGACCGAACCGAGACGCGCTCGACGTGCCGTGGGCGGAGTACGTCGGCGACGTCACGCCCGCCTTCGAGTTCACGATTCCCACCGACCGACCAACCGACGCCTACGTCGGCATTCAGGCCTTCCGCGTGGACGAATACGGCCACGAACTCCAGATAAACGGCGAGTCGCTCGGCGGGTTCGACCTGCCGCCCGCCGACGGGTGGCAGTACTGGGAGGACGCCATCACCGACGCCGAACTGAGCGAGGGTGCCAACACCCTTCGAGTCCGGCGCGACGAGTCCGCCGACGACAGTTTCGCGGTGAACAACGTCACCGTCCACTGGCGCGAACCCGTCGAATAG
- a CDS encoding MarR family transcriptional regulator: MRKHASWLTQTDERVLEFIREHGNHPPTAIRNRLAEIGDDLDYSANHIGMRCRELDDYGLLENLGGGTYAITDLGKQFLDGEFDAGDIESN; this comes from the coding sequence ATGCGCAAACACGCTAGCTGGCTGACCCAGACCGACGAGCGAGTCCTCGAATTCATCCGCGAACACGGCAACCACCCGCCGACCGCGATTCGGAACCGACTCGCCGAAATCGGCGACGACCTCGACTACTCGGCCAACCACATCGGCATGCGATGCCGCGAACTCGACGACTACGGCCTGCTGGAGAACCTCGGCGGCGGCACCTACGCCATCACCGACCTCGGTAAGCAGTTCCTCGACGGCGAGTTCGACGCCGGCGACATCGAGAGCAACTAA
- a CDS encoding DsrE family protein gives MQTVFHVSTPEDVRVVVAKVRNLLADETVEMESVAVVSDRGEAIAELHAGAELADDLRGLLGDGVALKACRNAAQHPAVSETDLLDGVEVVSSGVGELTRLQDAGYAYIRL, from the coding sequence ATGCAGACGGTCTTCCACGTTTCGACGCCCGAGGACGTGCGCGTCGTCGTCGCCAAGGTCCGGAACCTCCTCGCCGACGAGACGGTTGAGATGGAATCGGTCGCGGTGGTCTCGGACCGAGGCGAGGCCATCGCCGAACTCCACGCCGGCGCAGAACTCGCCGACGACCTCCGGGGCCTCCTCGGGGACGGTGTCGCACTCAAGGCGTGTCGCAACGCGGCACAGCACCCTGCCGTCTCGGAGACGGACCTGCTGGATGGCGTCGAGGTGGTGTCCTCAGGCGTCGGCGAACTGACCCGGCTTCAGGATGCGGGGTACGCCTACATCCGGCTCTGA
- a CDS encoding AbrB/MazE/SpoVT family DNA-binding domain-containing protein: protein MSMSERRKVGERGQVTLPKKLREQFGIHGGDEVVVHDEDDRIVIEKPVTRDELAEGYRRRADRDQQIAESFEGVSREANEELGDAPDW from the coding sequence ATCTCTATGAGCGAACGCCGAAAGGTCGGGGAGCGGGGCCAAGTAACGCTTCCCAAAAAGCTTCGAGAACAGTTCGGCATCCACGGAGGCGACGAAGTAGTAGTCCACGACGAAGATGATAGAATCGTCATCGAGAAACCCGTAACTCGTGATGAACTCGCAGAGGGCTACCGTCGCCGTGCGGACCGAGACCAGCAAATCGCGGAGTCGTTCGAGGGAGTCTCGCGCGAAGCGAACGAAGAACTAGGCGATGCTCCGGATTGGTAG